The following proteins are encoded in a genomic region of Stutzerimonas balearica DSM 6083:
- a CDS encoding uroporphyrinogen-III synthase, which translates to MNGWRLLLTRPAEECEALAAALAEQEVQSASLPLLAIEPLAETAEQRATILELDRYSAVVVVSKPAARLGLRLVDRYWPQPPFGQPWFSVGAATGAILQDYGLEVTWPEQGDDSEALLAVPRLAEALSKPDPKVLILRGEGGREFFAETLRSRGVQVDILELYRRQRPDYPPGTLLQVVRLQHLNGLVISSGQGLEALRALAAEAWAQLRELPLFVPSPRVAQMARQLGAERVVDCRGAGTTALLAALRETPIPVS; encoded by the coding sequence TGCAGAGGAGTGCGAGGCGCTGGCCGCCGCGCTGGCCGAGCAGGAGGTGCAGAGCGCCAGTCTGCCATTGCTGGCGATCGAGCCGCTGGCCGAGACCGCCGAGCAGCGCGCCACCATCCTTGAACTCGATCGCTACAGCGCGGTGGTCGTTGTCAGCAAGCCGGCGGCACGCCTGGGGCTGCGACTGGTCGACCGCTACTGGCCGCAGCCACCTTTCGGTCAGCCGTGGTTCAGCGTCGGTGCCGCGACCGGAGCGATCCTGCAGGACTATGGGCTCGAGGTGACCTGGCCCGAGCAGGGCGATGATAGCGAGGCGCTGCTCGCCGTGCCGCGCCTTGCCGAGGCGCTGAGCAAGCCGGACCCCAAAGTACTGATCCTGCGTGGCGAGGGCGGCCGCGAGTTCTTCGCCGAAACCCTGCGCAGCCGCGGCGTGCAGGTCGATATTCTCGAACTCTATCGTCGCCAGCGTCCCGATTATCCGCCCGGTACGCTGCTGCAGGTTGTTCGTTTGCAGCACCTCAATGGCCTGGTCATCAGCAGTGGCCAGGGGCTCGAAGCATTGCGCGCGCTTGCCGCCGAAGCCTGGGCGCAGCTGCGTGAACTACCCTTGTTCGTACCCAGCCCGCGAGTCGCGCAGATGGCGCGTCAGCTCGGGGCCGAGCGGGTGGTGGACTGCCGTGGCGCCGGCACCACGGCGCTGCTGGCAGCGCTGCGCGAAACTCCTATACCCGTCTCCTGA